In Aliamphritea ceti, a single window of DNA contains:
- a CDS encoding sensor domain-containing protein — protein MAFSDIAHEVKRLSDATSIKLGQEYFESLVEYLSGVLNVDIVLIGELVEGNTAIQTKAVFANGKSTENIVYQLAGTPCETVVCNDACVISKDAQQTFPEDLLLQDMNVEGYVGVPLFSLEGAPFGLIIALNSLPIKNEDFILTYFDLVAGRIAAEYERLRIMKLLTDQEKKFRDIAHCSSDIIWEVNEHLEYSFSSTIPDGILGYRPEELIGKKPFDFMPEKESERVQVLFQPVWNNREKFSALENLSIHKDGTLVYLETSGVPIFDAKGEFRGYRGLDRNITERKEKERELQLAATVLETATEAVMVTNVDRKIIKVNKAFTEITGYARDEVLGKSPALLTSGHHDGAFYAEMFKTLELVGKWESEIWNKKKNGTVYPQWLSVSAMYDDQGGLSGYVAVFSDITKRKEYEEKIEYQANYDALTGLANRHLLKDRFASAIYRSDRNNSQVSLLFIDLDRFKQVNDSFGHTFGDRLLKQVAKRLNGHVRQSDTVARLGGDEFAVIFPDLPGTHHMEDTIRTILSTLAQPYHIDSSDVYLSASIGVTVYPEDGNTIEELLRNADSAMYKAKNRGRNTFQYYSADMHLEAQQRIQLENALRQAILQQEFVLHYQPIIDARTSRIVGAEALIRWQRPDVGLVYPAEFIELAEECGLISTIGEWVLQEACRQVAEMLGGCADDFFVSVNVSCYQFQKTDVPELVRNTLKASGLQPHRLVLEITESIMLNDDCQILEQFESLRGIGVGISIDDFGTGYSSLSYLHKYPITTLKIDRSFVSELTSNTQSHALVTAILAMSESLGLKVIAEGIEEETQASILSQQGCLFFQGFLYSKPLAFDVFRQMVAAPQNEPLQ, from the coding sequence ATGGCTTTTTCAGATATAGCTCACGAAGTAAAAAGACTGTCGGATGCCACGTCTATAAAACTAGGCCAGGAATATTTCGAATCTCTGGTTGAATACCTTAGCGGTGTTCTAAACGTGGATATCGTTTTAATCGGAGAGCTTGTTGAAGGCAACACCGCGATTCAGACCAAAGCGGTGTTTGCCAACGGTAAAAGTACTGAAAATATCGTTTATCAGCTAGCCGGAACCCCCTGTGAAACAGTGGTCTGTAATGATGCTTGCGTGATCAGCAAAGATGCCCAACAGACGTTTCCTGAAGACCTGTTACTGCAGGACATGAATGTTGAAGGCTATGTAGGGGTGCCGCTTTTTTCGCTTGAAGGGGCTCCTTTTGGGCTGATCATCGCGCTGAACAGCCTGCCGATTAAGAATGAAGACTTCATACTCACATATTTTGATCTGGTTGCAGGCCGTATCGCTGCTGAGTATGAACGTCTGCGCATAATGAAGTTATTAACAGACCAGGAAAAGAAGTTTCGGGACATTGCCCACTGTTCATCTGACATCATCTGGGAAGTTAATGAACACCTCGAATACAGTTTTTCATCAACAATTCCTGATGGCATTTTAGGCTATCGACCTGAAGAGCTAATCGGAAAAAAACCGTTCGATTTCATGCCAGAAAAAGAATCCGAAAGGGTGCAGGTGCTGTTTCAGCCTGTATGGAATAACCGGGAGAAGTTTTCAGCGTTAGAAAATCTGAGTATCCATAAAGATGGAACTCTTGTGTATCTGGAAACCAGTGGCGTCCCCATATTTGATGCCAAGGGAGAGTTTCGGGGATACCGGGGACTCGATCGCAATATTACCGAACGTAAAGAGAAAGAGCGTGAGTTGCAATTGGCAGCGACGGTTCTCGAGACTGCCACCGAAGCTGTCATGGTGACGAATGTCGACAGAAAAATAATCAAGGTAAATAAAGCTTTCACCGAGATTACTGGTTACGCAAGGGATGAGGTTCTGGGGAAAAGCCCGGCACTGCTAACCTCAGGTCATCATGACGGGGCTTTTTATGCAGAAATGTTCAAGACGCTTGAGCTGGTTGGTAAATGGGAAAGTGAAATCTGGAACAAAAAGAAAAATGGCACTGTTTATCCGCAATGGCTGTCAGTTTCTGCAATGTATGATGATCAGGGTGGCTTAAGTGGCTATGTTGCTGTATTCAGTGATATCACCAAGCGCAAAGAATACGAAGAAAAAATAGAATACCAGGCAAACTATGATGCGCTTACCGGCCTGGCGAACAGACATTTATTAAAGGATCGGTTTGCCAGCGCTATTTATCGGTCTGACAGAAATAACAGTCAGGTATCGCTATTGTTTATTGACCTCGATCGCTTTAAACAGGTGAATGATAGCTTTGGTCATACTTTTGGTGACCGGTTACTGAAACAGGTTGCCAAGCGGTTAAATGGACATGTCAGGCAGTCAGATACTGTGGCGAGGCTTGGGGGAGATGAGTTTGCGGTGATCTTTCCTGACTTGCCCGGCACCCATCATATGGAAGACACGATCAGAACCATACTGAGTACCCTTGCTCAGCCGTATCACATTGATAGCAGTGATGTTTATCTTTCTGCCAGCATTGGTGTAACGGTTTATCCTGAAGACGGTAATACAATTGAAGAGCTGTTGAGAAATGCTGACAGTGCAATGTATAAAGCCAAAAATCGTGGCCGAAATACGTTTCAGTATTACTCCGCAGACATGCACCTGGAAGCTCAGCAGCGGATTCAGCTTGAAAATGCTTTGCGTCAGGCAATATTACAGCAAGAGTTTGTTTTACATTACCAGCCAATTATTGATGCACGTACCAGCCGAATAGTCGGGGCTGAGGCGCTTATACGCTGGCAACGTCCTGATGTTGGATTAGTGTACCCTGCAGAGTTTATTGAACTGGCAGAAGAGTGTGGATTAATTTCGACTATAGGAGAATGGGTGTTGCAGGAAGCATGTAGGCAAGTGGCCGAAATGCTGGGAGGCTGTGCGGATGACTTTTTTGTGTCCGTTAATGTCTCATGTTATCAGTTCCAAAAAACCGACGTACCTGAACTGGTTCGCAATACCTTAAAAGCCAGCGGGCTTCAGCCACACAGACTTGTTCTCGAAATCACAGAAAGCATTATGCTGAATGATGATTGTCAGATCTTAGAGCAGTTTGAATCATTAAGAGGCATAGGTGTAGGCATTTCGATTGATGATTTCGGCACAGGTTATTCGTCTTTGAGTTATCTGCATAAGTACCCGATTACTACCCTTAAAATTGACCGCTCCTTCGTCAGTGAACTTACCTCAAATACTCAAAGTCATGCACTGGTAACGGCTATTCTGGCGATGTCTGAAAGCCTGGGGCTTAAGGTAATTGCTGAAGGAATAGAGGAAGAAACGCAGGCGAGTATTCTTTCACAGCAAGGATGTCTGTTTTTTCAGGGCTTCTTATACAGCAAGCCTTTGGCCTTTGATGTGTTCAGGCAGATGGTAGCCGCACCACAAAATGAACCTCTGCAGTAG
- the pcaF gene encoding 3-oxoadipyl-CoA thiolase, protein MKEVFICDAVRTPIGRYGGALSKVRTDDLGAVPLKALMESNPGIEWDKVDELIYGCANQAGEDNRNVGRMSLLLAGLPTSVPATTVNRLCGSGMDAIGIGARAIKAGEAELIIAGGVESMSRAPLVMGKAETAFSRTPDGLHDTTIGWRFINKKMQAEYGVDSMPETAENVAEQFKISREDQDLFAFRSQQKTKAAMDAKLFDDEIVPVSIPQRKGEPLVVSTDEHPRADTTLEGLAKLRAPFREGGSVTAGNASGVNDGACAVILASKDAVERYGLKPRAKVIAMTTAGVEPRIMGFGPAPATKKLLSFTGISLKQVDLVELNEAFASQALATMRDLGLKDDDPRVNPNGGAIALGHPLGMSGARLVTTAVNQLERSGGRLAICTMCIGVGQGIAMMIERN, encoded by the coding sequence ATGAAAGAAGTCTTTATCTGTGATGCTGTACGTACGCCTATTGGGCGTTACGGTGGTGCTTTGTCCAAGGTTCGGACAGATGACCTGGGGGCCGTTCCGCTAAAGGCACTGATGGAAAGTAATCCAGGCATTGAATGGGATAAGGTTGATGAACTTATCTATGGCTGTGCGAATCAGGCCGGAGAGGATAATCGAAATGTCGGTCGTATGTCCTTGCTGTTAGCGGGTTTGCCAACATCAGTTCCTGCAACAACCGTAAATCGTCTTTGTGGTTCTGGAATGGACGCTATCGGGATTGGAGCCAGGGCGATCAAAGCTGGCGAAGCGGAGTTGATCATTGCTGGTGGGGTTGAGTCGATGTCCAGAGCGCCCTTGGTGATGGGCAAAGCTGAAACTGCATTTTCGAGAACACCTGATGGTTTGCATGATACGACTATTGGCTGGCGCTTTATTAATAAAAAAATGCAAGCGGAGTATGGTGTTGATTCAATGCCGGAAACGGCTGAAAACGTGGCTGAGCAATTTAAGATATCCAGAGAAGATCAGGATCTCTTTGCATTTCGAAGTCAGCAGAAAACCAAAGCTGCAATGGATGCCAAGCTATTTGATGACGAAATAGTACCTGTGAGCATTCCGCAACGTAAAGGCGAACCACTGGTTGTCTCTACAGACGAACATCCCCGCGCTGATACTACCCTTGAAGGTCTGGCGAAGCTGCGAGCGCCTTTTCGTGAAGGAGGCTCGGTAACAGCAGGCAATGCATCTGGTGTAAATGATGGTGCCTGCGCTGTGATTCTGGCGTCAAAAGATGCAGTGGAACGCTATGGTTTGAAACCACGGGCGAAAGTCATAGCCATGACTACTGCGGGTGTTGAGCCGCGGATTATGGGGTTTGGTCCGGCTCCAGCGACTAAGAAACTCCTGAGCTTTACAGGAATATCATTGAAGCAGGTGGATTTAGTCGAGCTAAATGAAGCGTTTGCTTCTCAGGCGCTTGCCACTATGCGGGATCTTGGTCTTAAAGATGATGATCCACGTGTCAATCCGAATGGCGGTGCTATCGCACTGGGGCATCCATTAGGTATGAGTGGCGCGCGTCTGGTTACCACGGCGGTTAATCAACTGGAAAGAAGTGGTGGGCGATTAGCGATATGCACGATGTGCATTGGTGTTGGTCAGGGCATTGCGATGATGATTGAACGTAATTAA
- a CDS encoding RICIN domain-containing protein, protein MKLLKCLSSAVIIMGISLSVPATEGREVAGHLRLIDDLDRPQDGYCLDIAGSGSYVRFDLPMTAHNCKPGLYADEAVVLDANGYIRFPAYGKCVTVAGINSRALPGASVLARDCGERSPFLDAELLQKFELNEEGFVELNNSGLCLTTGRTSDSTYAADHRWRPLFVEECAVVNPAHSRWKFSIPE, encoded by the coding sequence ATGAAGTTGTTAAAATGTCTTTCCTCTGCAGTAATAATTATGGGGATATCATTGAGTGTGCCAGCGACAGAAGGGCGGGAAGTAGCAGGACACCTCAGGTTAATAGACGACTTAGATCGTCCTCAGGATGGTTATTGTCTGGATATAGCAGGTTCAGGCTCTTACGTACGTTTTGATTTGCCGATGACAGCACATAACTGTAAACCGGGTTTATATGCTGATGAGGCTGTTGTGCTTGATGCAAATGGCTATATCAGATTCCCGGCTTACGGGAAGTGTGTGACAGTTGCTGGTATTAATTCGCGCGCTTTACCGGGCGCTTCTGTGCTTGCCAGAGATTGCGGTGAACGGTCTCCTTTCCTGGATGCGGAACTGCTGCAAAAATTTGAATTGAATGAAGAAGGGTTTGTTGAGTTAAACAACTCAGGTCTGTGTTTAACAACAGGTCGAACTTCAGATTCTACTTACGCTGCTGACCATCGTTGGCGCCCACTTTTTGTCGAAGAGTGTGCCGTTGTAAATCCTGCTCACTCACGTTGGAAATTCTCTATACCGGAATAG
- a CDS encoding phytanoyl-CoA dioxygenase family protein produces MPEFNKDSFMRQGYIVLDQGLSKADMQMLEAASADLYRHSDYLLEQLQASGESLNDFYQKNLQELIVVPEIDDGLKVCRYEYIKGFNTVIREQLVPKLQTFIKTLTGDDFVLFKDKCNAKNPGGGAFEPHQDVIAYNHLKPNFHVTVAIFLDEATLENGCLFFPENYRRDLKGHDYELQTTPNGQLPILPSYDGGSSHGAIQQEVVDRIKWQPIVAKPGDVVIFDSYVPHYSEKNGSDKSRRAMFYTFNSLHFGDFYDDYYDMKHREFDNPSFHVATPTAHSKSTV; encoded by the coding sequence ATGCCTGAATTTAATAAAGACAGCTTCATGCGTCAGGGCTATATTGTTTTAGATCAGGGGCTGAGCAAAGCAGATATGCAGATGCTCGAGGCAGCCAGTGCTGATTTATACCGCCACTCAGACTATCTGCTTGAGCAGTTACAGGCCAGCGGTGAAAGCCTGAATGATTTTTATCAGAAGAATCTGCAGGAACTGATCGTTGTACCGGAGATAGACGACGGGTTAAAAGTTTGCCGCTACGAATACATTAAAGGCTTCAATACAGTGATCCGTGAACAGCTGGTACCTAAGCTGCAAACATTCATTAAAACGCTGACCGGCGATGACTTCGTACTTTTTAAAGATAAATGTAATGCTAAAAATCCGGGTGGCGGGGCATTTGAACCACATCAGGATGTCATTGCTTATAATCATCTTAAGCCTAATTTTCATGTGACTGTGGCCATTTTTCTGGATGAAGCAACGCTGGAAAACGGTTGTCTGTTCTTCCCGGAGAATTATCGCCGTGATCTGAAAGGGCATGACTATGAATTACAGACCACACCGAATGGTCAGCTACCGATACTGCCAAGTTATGACGGTGGTAGCAGCCATGGTGCTATCCAACAGGAAGTGGTCGACCGGATTAAGTGGCAGCCGATTGTAGCAAAGCCGGGAGATGTGGTTATTTTTGATTCTTATGTGCCGCATTATTCAGAAAAGAATGGTTCCGATAAATCCCGCCGGGCTATGTTCTATACTTTTAACTCTTTGCATTTCGGTGATTTCTACGATGACTACTACGATATGAAACACCGGGAATTTGATAACCCAAGTTTTCATGTGGCGACGCCTACCGCACACAGTAAATCTACTGTGTAG
- a CDS encoding putative 2-aminoethylphosphonate ABC transporter substrate-binding protein → MKLIAKARLLAVALGMGAALQAQAQTDLTVYTALEADQLKTYAKAFEKQNADVKIRWVRDSTGIITARLLAEKENPQADVVLGLAATSLLVLKDQGMLQSYKPAGVEQLSKKFVDNDATPSWVGMDAWVASICYNTIEAEKLNLPKPTSWQDLTRPEYKGHVIMPNPNSSGTGFLDVSSWLQSFGEEQGWAFMDKLHTNVDRYTHSGSKPCKLAAAGETAVGISFAYRGAKLVTKGAPIEVIFPSEGLGWDMEAAAIVKGTDKLQAAKTLMDWAVTRPANELYNESYAVVAMPGVAKPIKNYPVDIADRMINNDFQWSAVNRSRILKEWQKRYDSKSEPKK, encoded by the coding sequence ATGAAACTGATCGCAAAAGCGCGTTTATTGGCGGTTGCATTGGGAATGGGGGCTGCACTGCAGGCTCAGGCACAAACTGACCTGACTGTTTATACGGCGTTAGAAGCCGATCAGTTGAAAACCTATGCGAAGGCTTTTGAGAAGCAGAATGCTGATGTGAAGATCCGTTGGGTACGTGATTCAACCGGTATCATTACAGCGCGCTTGCTGGCCGAGAAAGAAAATCCTCAGGCGGATGTAGTGCTGGGTCTTGCTGCTACCAGTTTGCTGGTACTGAAAGACCAGGGAATGCTGCAGAGTTATAAGCCTGCAGGTGTTGAGCAACTGAGTAAAAAGTTTGTTGATAATGATGCAACACCTTCATGGGTGGGGATGGATGCCTGGGTTGCGTCTATTTGTTACAACACCATTGAAGCAGAAAAACTCAACCTGCCTAAGCCGACAAGTTGGCAGGATCTGACACGTCCTGAATACAAAGGCCATGTCATTATGCCTAACCCTAATTCTTCCGGTACTGGCTTCCTGGATGTATCCAGCTGGTTGCAGAGCTTTGGTGAAGAGCAAGGCTGGGCGTTCATGGATAAGCTGCACACTAACGTAGACCGTTACACACACTCAGGTTCTAAGCCTTGTAAGCTGGCAGCTGCGGGTGAAACAGCTGTGGGTATTTCTTTTGCTTACCGTGGTGCCAAGCTAGTCACAAAAGGCGCGCCGATCGAAGTGATTTTCCCATCTGAAGGTCTGGGTTGGGATATGGAAGCGGCAGCAATTGTGAAAGGTACTGACAAGCTGCAAGCTGCTAAGACTCTGATGGATTGGGCTGTAACCCGTCCGGCTAACGAGCTGTACAACGAAAGTTATGCAGTTGTGGCTATGCCTGGTGTTGCCAAGCCAATTAAAAACTACCCGGTTGATATCGCCGATCGCATGATCAATAACGATTTCCAGTGGTCTGCTGTAAACCGCTCACGCATCCTGAAAGAGTGGCAGAAGCGTTACGACAGCAAGAGCGAACCTAAGAAGTAA
- a CDS encoding 3-oxoacid CoA-transferase, whose protein sequence is MKVVPIISLEEAAKKVNSGDVMLVGGFGMTGNPVHLLHAIAETDTKDLTYIGNNVGEPGLGGGRLLRNGQIKKAIGSYFTSNREAVEAAQSGKMVVELLPQGTLGEAMRAGGAGIGGFFTPTSAGTPLAKGRESRMIDGVEMVYIPAIKGDVALIRAWKADAAGNLVYRMTENNFNHSAATAAKLVIAEVETIVPVGDIDPNSVHTPGCFIDYLVEAKLTEADLGSSASVSASAKKVDESRLNMAREALSELTPGDVVNLGIGVPTLVADLITPEHGISMHTENGMLGVGPEPESGGAMDYPVNAGKVPITALPGASYFDSSTSFGMIRGGHVDVAIMGGLQVDADANLANWAVPGKPLLGVGGAMDLASGAERLIITMTHTDREGNSKVVPSCTLPLTTKGAVNVLITELAKFRFDQGKMLLVKVLPGATFEEIQAKTGAYYEVALEAEGNVRTLN, encoded by the coding sequence ATGAAAGTTGTTCCAATAATTTCTCTTGAAGAGGCTGCTAAAAAAGTTAATAGCGGTGATGTTATGTTGGTAGGTGGCTTTGGAATGACTGGTAACCCTGTTCATCTTCTTCATGCCATTGCAGAAACAGATACTAAAGATTTGACGTATATCGGTAACAATGTTGGTGAGCCCGGTTTAGGCGGAGGCCGTTTATTACGTAACGGTCAGATTAAAAAGGCTATCGGTTCATACTTCACCAGTAATCGTGAAGCTGTTGAGGCTGCTCAGTCTGGCAAGATGGTTGTTGAGTTGCTACCTCAGGGGACTCTGGGTGAAGCGATGCGGGCTGGTGGTGCTGGTATTGGTGGCTTTTTTACACCTACCTCAGCAGGAACACCTCTCGCTAAAGGTCGAGAATCGCGAATGATCGACGGCGTTGAGATGGTTTATATTCCTGCCATTAAAGGTGACGTTGCTCTAATTCGCGCCTGGAAAGCCGACGCTGCCGGAAACCTGGTTTACCGGATGACAGAGAACAATTTCAACCACAGTGCTGCGACTGCTGCGAAGCTGGTGATTGCCGAAGTAGAAACAATTGTTCCTGTCGGAGACATTGATCCAAATAGTGTACACACCCCAGGATGCTTCATAGATTATCTGGTTGAGGCGAAGCTTACAGAAGCAGATTTGGGTTCCTCAGCATCTGTATCTGCAAGTGCCAAGAAAGTGGATGAAAGCAGATTGAATATGGCGCGTGAGGCGTTATCAGAATTAACCCCTGGTGATGTCGTTAATCTGGGGATTGGTGTACCCACCTTAGTCGCCGATCTTATAACACCTGAGCATGGCATCAGTATGCATACCGAAAATGGGATGCTGGGTGTGGGCCCGGAGCCTGAATCAGGAGGGGCAATGGATTATCCGGTGAACGCAGGTAAGGTTCCCATTACTGCATTGCCCGGAGCCAGTTATTTTGACAGCTCTACGTCGTTCGGAATGATTCGTGGTGGGCATGTAGACGTCGCGATTATGGGCGGCTTACAGGTGGATGCTGACGCAAATTTAGCTAACTGGGCCGTTCCGGGTAAACCATTATTGGGTGTCGGTGGAGCGATGGATCTCGCTTCAGGTGCAGAGCGTCTAATTATTACTATGACCCATACAGACCGTGAAGGTAATTCTAAGGTAGTACCTTCCTGTACGTTACCACTGACCACTAAAGGCGCCGTCAATGTACTGATAACCGAGCTGGCAAAGTTCAGATTTGATCAGGGCAAAATGCTGCTCGTCAAAGTTTTGCCAGGTGCCACGTTTGAGGAAATACAGGCAAAAACCGGTGCTTACTATGAAGTTGCTCTGGAAGCTGAAGGCAATGTCAGGACGCTTAATTAA
- a CDS encoding DoxX family protein codes for MFTPRISVYFIVRLLTCGIWISAGLHKLFNSGFHIKGIELHGMAFAATAIFIVVLLIELGGSLLVLFNKYVWAVCIVWIGFLFPASILYHAGWIPDFLAVNFVGSPPGFSPFTNMVAFFKNVSIAGGLLALIYLDQSKPTWLRNILERSGSK; via the coding sequence ATGTTTACACCGAGAATTTCTGTTTATTTTATTGTTCGATTATTAACCTGTGGGATATGGATTTCAGCAGGTTTACATAAGTTATTTAATAGCGGGTTTCATATTAAAGGAATCGAGCTACATGGTATGGCATTTGCCGCCACAGCAATATTTATAGTGGTTTTATTAATTGAGCTGGGTGGCAGTCTGCTTGTTCTTTTTAATAAATATGTATGGGCAGTATGTATCGTTTGGATTGGATTCCTGTTTCCGGCAAGTATTCTCTACCATGCTGGTTGGATCCCAGATTTTTTAGCAGTAAATTTTGTAGGCAGTCCACCAGGCTTTTCGCCATTTACAAACATGGTTGCTTTTTTTAAAAACGTTTCAATTGCAGGGGGCCTGCTAGCATTAATTTATCTCGATCAGTCTAAACCTACATGGTTGCGAAATATTTTAGAAAGATCTGGCTCAAAATAA
- a CDS encoding putative 2-aminoethylphosphonate ABC transporter ATP-binding protein, which yields MSAAPYLNIHQLEKRFGEFVALQDISLQVKEGEFVCFLGPSGCGKTTLLRTIAGLEQAQQGNIVQAGKDITQLPPQQRDFGIVFQSYALFPNLTVTENIAYGLVNNKLSRQDRTARVNDLLAQIDLPGIGEKFPGQLSGGQQQRVALARALAIQPGLLLLDEPLSALDARVRLHLRKEICELQRSLGITTIMVTHDQDEALTMADRIVVMDHGTIAQVGTPEEIYRHPATSFVASFIGSMNLLPGRVLEGHNLLIGDTELSLPLMLNQSVEEGLLGFRPEMIRVLQHAETASAENLLLQGEVAQVSFMGAFVRLAVTIALDTDIEVDMPVQQYSQYKPAIGEYLHMAIDADNLHFYPEPPIDEPTLVSVRQTEVVACIEAQLDGVMEAQA from the coding sequence ATGTCTGCTGCCCCGTATTTAAATATTCATCAACTGGAAAAACGTTTTGGCGAGTTTGTCGCACTGCAGGATATATCCCTGCAGGTCAAAGAGGGTGAGTTTGTTTGCTTTCTGGGGCCGTCCGGTTGCGGTAAAACAACTCTGCTACGGACAATTGCTGGTCTTGAGCAGGCGCAGCAGGGAAATATTGTTCAAGCAGGAAAAGACATCACTCAATTGCCACCACAGCAGCGTGATTTTGGTATTGTTTTCCAGTCTTATGCGTTATTTCCGAACCTGACAGTGACAGAAAATATTGCTTACGGCCTGGTAAATAACAAACTGAGCCGCCAGGACCGTACGGCCCGGGTGAACGATTTACTGGCACAGATTGACTTACCAGGCATAGGTGAGAAGTTTCCGGGACAGCTTTCAGGTGGCCAGCAGCAGCGTGTTGCACTGGCCCGTGCACTGGCAATTCAGCCTGGTCTGCTTTTATTAGATGAGCCTTTATCTGCACTGGATGCACGGGTACGCTTGCATTTACGTAAAGAAATTTGTGAGTTACAGCGTTCGCTGGGGATTACTACCATCATGGTCACCCATGATCAGGATGAAGCCCTGACAATGGCTGACCGCATTGTGGTGATGGATCACGGCACAATTGCTCAGGTTGGTACACCGGAAGAAATTTATCGTCATCCGGCTACATCTTTTGTTGCAAGTTTCATTGGAAGTATGAACTTGTTACCCGGCCGGGTTTTGGAAGGGCATAACCTGTTGATTGGTGATACAGAATTGTCTTTGCCGCTGATGCTTAATCAAAGTGTCGAAGAAGGCTTACTGGGGTTTCGCCCGGAGATGATCCGGGTATTACAGCATGCTGAAACAGCAAGCGCGGAGAACCTGTTACTTCAGGGGGAAGTTGCTCAGGTGAGTTTTATGGGGGCCTTTGTACGTTTAGCTGTGACGATTGCACTGGATACGGATATCGAAGTTGATATGCCAGTACAGCAATATTCGCAGTATAAGCCTGCGATAGGTGAGTACTTACATATGGCGATTGATGCGGACAACCTGCATTTCTATCCGGAGCCACCAATTGATGAACCAACCTTAGTCAGCGTACGTCAGACTGAAGTAGTCGCTTGTATCGAGGCACAGCTGGACGGTGTTATGGAGGCTCAGGCATGA
- a CDS encoding HD domain-containing protein produces MHPIVKQITDLFEAEGNQTYGEDITQTEHAVQCAELAVRAGESDALVTAALLHDIGHLLATTDLAYGNYKHDAVGAGFLAEYFSPAVTEPIRLHAQAKRYLCSVEKGYLEGLSAASLDSLHHQGGLMSPEECDAFLAETYVESAIKLRRWDDEGKIQELSMQPFRHYLPQLQASTQPLEEGA; encoded by the coding sequence ATGCATCCTATTGTTAAACAAATTACTGATTTGTTTGAAGCTGAAGGTAATCAGACCTACGGCGAAGATATTACACAAACCGAGCATGCTGTTCAGTGTGCTGAACTGGCTGTGCGTGCCGGCGAGTCTGATGCGCTTGTAACGGCAGCGTTGCTTCATGACATCGGACATTTACTTGCGACAACAGATCTTGCTTACGGCAATTATAAGCACGACGCCGTAGGTGCCGGGTTTCTGGCCGAGTACTTTTCTCCAGCGGTCACGGAGCCTATTCGTTTACATGCGCAGGCAAAACGTTATCTGTGTTCTGTTGAAAAGGGCTATTTGGAAGGGCTGTCCGCAGCGTCTCTTGATTCGCTGCACCATCAGGGTGGTTTGATGAGCCCGGAAGAATGTGATGCTTTTCTGGCCGAAACCTATGTTGAGTCGGCGATTAAGCTGCGTCGCTGGGATGATGAAGGCAAAATCCAGGAGCTGAGTATGCAGCCTTTTCGGCATTATTTGCCGCAATTGCAGGCCAGTACTCAGCCATTGGAAGAGGGAGCTTAG
- a CDS encoding HAD family hydrolase, with amino-acid sequence MALRIFDLDETITCCDTSSLFCEYLKETGLVTDPGFVAEEQRLMDEYARGSMSVVEYIRFQMKPLADMNVADIDHLTERFVADVIVPKIYPQAKVLLSELRSAGHRVVIVSATATFIVRAVGKQLGVDEVLAIDLCVDGDDCYTGEIDGVPTYKEGKVTRLNAWLEAEQESLKGAAFYSDSMNDLPLLEVVEQPVATNPDPRLAVIARERNWAQLNWTI; translated from the coding sequence ATGGCGTTACGCATTTTTGACCTGGACGAAACCATAACCTGTTGCGATACCTCGTCGCTGTTTTGTGAATATCTGAAGGAAACCGGTCTGGTAACGGATCCTGGTTTTGTTGCGGAAGAGCAACGGCTGATGGATGAGTACGCACGGGGATCTATGTCGGTGGTGGAATATATCCGGTTTCAGATGAAACCTCTGGCAGATATGAATGTAGCGGATATCGATCATCTGACAGAGCGCTTTGTTGCTGATGTGATCGTGCCGAAGATTTATCCGCAGGCAAAAGTATTACTGAGCGAGTTACGCAGTGCAGGACACCGGGTAGTGATCGTTTCGGCAACGGCAACCTTTATTGTGCGGGCAGTAGGGAAACAGCTTGGAGTTGATGAAGTGCTGGCGATTGATCTTTGTGTTGATGGCGATGACTGCTATACCGGCGAGATTGATGGTGTGCCAACTTATAAAGAAGGCAAGGTAACCCGGCTAAATGCATGGTTGGAGGCGGAGCAGGAATCTTTGAAAGGCGCAGCATTTTACAGCGATTCAATGAATGACCTGCCATTGCTGGAAGTGGTTGAGCAGCCGGTGGCGACTAACCCTGATCCGCGCCTGGCGGTGATCGCCCGAGAGCGTAACTGGGCACAGCTTAACTGGACAATTTAA